TATGAATTCGATACATATTATCTCTCTCCTTTTATATTGGTCTACAATTACTAATTAGCTTTTTTCATAAAAGCTCCTTTTAATAATTAATGAATTTACATATAGAAAAGCACTTAGCTTATTTTCATACATACACTCTTTACTATAACAGGTAAAGAAAGGTGGTATTACAATGCCCCTTATTCCATACAACGAAAGTGACGTTGATTTACTAGCACGTTTAATCCGTGCTGAAGCTGAGGGCGAAGGACGACAAGGTGAACAACTTGTTGGCTGCGTTGTCGTAAATCGTGTGTTTTGTGATTGTTTAGATTTTAAAGAGCTTCGATCTGTGCGTGATGCAGTATATCAAAGCCCTGGCGGATTCGAAGCAGTTCAATACGGTTACTTTTATCAACGTGCCCGTGAATCAGAAAAAGAAATCGCAAGAAAAGTTTTACAAGGTGAATGGCGCTGGCCAGCACGATGGGCTCTTTGGTATTTTCGTCCAGTTGGAGCTTGTCCACCCGAATGGTATAATCAGCCGTTTGCAGGGCAATTTAAAAGCCATTGCTTTTACGAACCAAGTGGTGATGAATGTCCAAAAATGTATTCAAGATAGTAAAAATTAAGCAACGCAAGTACTTATTCTATTGAGTACTTGCATCGCTTTTAACTATATTTTAGAAATCTAATAATGTGACGAATTTTCTTGCGCCTACCACATGTATTAATAACGGTATACGTGGACCACTTGATTGGTTCATAACGAGCCTATATATAATGGTAAATAATTGTTTTTGATTTTCTTTCATTATCTTTTTATTTTCATGATGACAAATCGA
This genomic interval from Bacillus cereus contains the following:
- a CDS encoding cell wall hydrolase, whose amino-acid sequence is MPLIPYNESDVDLLARLIRAEAEGEGRQGEQLVGCVVVNRVFCDCLDFKELRSVRDAVYQSPGGFEAVQYGYFYQRARESEKEIARKVLQGEWRWPARWALWYFRPVGACPPEWYNQPFAGQFKSHCFYEPSGDECPKMYSR